Proteins from one bacterium genomic window:
- a CDS encoding GAF domain-containing protein has translation MPVSKKKHTRSQPDPNRRQKVSRRSADFDPEKTLDHLLEGCQVIGHDWKYLYANETAARHAKTSKEELLGFTMMEKFPGIENTELFSLLRLCMEKGINRSIENEFIYPDGTKAWFELSIQSVPEGIFILSIDITKRKTSEGRVQQLIDVLRKLSKARDTMSVTEAVRTAARHLTGADGATFILRDGDQCYYVDEDAIAPLWKGQRFPMSACVSGWVMLHDQAVTINDIYEDARIPIEAYRPTFVKSLAMVPIRSGSSIVGAIGNYWARSYTASVEEMQLLQTLADAAAISMENIRLIHNLEHRVDERTKQLEATNKELEAFAYSISHDLRAPLRAIEGFSRILQQEYADKLDEEARRLFTIISSNTHRMGLLINDILSLSRVGRAELHKIKMNMTGLAQAVFRETVLSETHHTMDFKVDELPEAMGDPVLIRQVWHNLIANAIKYSSKKESIRIIIQGRKEDDRLIYSIQDNGVGFNQDYAHKLFGVFQRLHRQDEFEGTGVGLAIVQRIVHRHGGDVWAEGRLNEGATFYFSLPDTDE, from the coding sequence ATGCCCGTTTCAAAGAAAAAACATACCCGTTCTCAACCCGATCCCAATCGCCGTCAGAAAGTTTCGCGACGTTCCGCCGACTTTGATCCGGAGAAAACGCTCGATCATTTGCTTGAGGGCTGCCAGGTCATCGGCCATGATTGGAAATATTTGTATGCCAATGAAACGGCTGCCCGGCACGCTAAAACTTCAAAGGAAGAACTGCTGGGATTTACGATGATGGAAAAGTTTCCGGGTATCGAAAATACAGAACTTTTCTCGCTTCTGCGGTTATGTATGGAAAAAGGCATCAATCGTAGCATTGAAAATGAATTTATTTATCCCGACGGTACTAAAGCCTGGTTTGAACTGAGCATTCAATCCGTTCCTGAAGGCATATTTATTTTATCAATCGATATTACTAAAAGGAAAACATCGGAAGGCCGAGTACAACAATTGATCGACGTGCTCCGGAAATTATCGAAGGCGCGGGACACGATGTCCGTGACTGAGGCCGTCCGTACTGCCGCGCGTCATCTGACCGGCGCCGACGGCGCAACATTCATTCTTCGCGACGGCGATCAATGCTATTACGTCGATGAGGACGCTATCGCTCCACTTTGGAAAGGTCAACGTTTTCCAATGTCCGCTTGTGTCAGCGGCTGGGTTATGCTGCACGATCAAGCGGTAACCATTAACGATATCTACGAGGACGCTCGAATTCCAATCGAGGCTTATCGCCCGACATTTGTAAAAAGCCTCGCGATGGTACCGATTCGCAGCGGCTCGTCAATCGTAGGTGCGATCGGTAATTACTGGGCACGTTCGTACACCGCTTCCGTTGAAGAAATGCAATTACTGCAAACTCTCGCCGATGCTGCGGCCATTTCAATGGAAAATATCCGGTTAATTCACAACCTGGAACATCGGGTCGACGAACGTACCAAACAATTGGAAGCAACGAATAAAGAACTTGAAGCGTTTGCGTATTCCATTTCGCACGATCTTCGGGCGCCGTTGCGTGCTATTGAAGGCTTCTCCCGCATCCTCCAACAAGAATACGCCGATAAGCTTGACGAAGAAGCCCGAAGATTATTTACAATTATCAGTTCCAATACTCACCGAATGGGCCTTCTGATCAACGATATTTTATCGTTATCGCGAGTCGGTCGCGCCGAACTCCATAAAATCAAAATGAACATGACCGGACTGGCGCAAGCTGTCTTTAGAGAAACTGTTCTGTCCGAAACGCATCACACAATGGATTTTAAAGTCGATGAATTGCCTGAAGCTATGGGCGACCCAGTGTTGATCCGCCAGGTATGGCATAACCTGATTGCCAACGCTATTAAATATTCTTCAAAAAAAGAATCAATCCGGATCATTATCCAGGGAAGAAAAGAAGACGATAGGCTCATTTATTCCATTCAGGACAACGGCGTCGGCTTTAATCAGGATTACGCACATAAACTTTTCGGTGTCTTTCAACGCCTGCATAGACAGGATGAATTCGAAGGAACAGGTGTCGGCCTTGCGATCGTTCAACGCATTGTTCACAGACATGGCGGAGATGTGTGGGCGGAAGGACGTCTCAATGAGGGCGCTACGTTTTATTTTTCACTGCCGGATACAGATGAATAA
- a CDS encoding DinB family protein: MISEIKELFEYDAWANTRIFDAVSKLTPDEFTSDLKSSFPSVRDTLLHLISAEWVWLTRWKGSSPSGAPKEWDTSSCTALRAIWSGVDKDVRTMVNALDEAELRRVLTYKNTAGKEFSNPIEQMLRHMINHSTYHRGQVTTMLRQLGKDTVGTDLILFYREKRM; encoded by the coding sequence ATGATTTCTGAAATCAAAGAATTATTTGAATATGACGCCTGGGCTAACACGCGGATATTCGATGCTGTATCAAAACTGACGCCGGACGAATTTACGAGCGATCTGAAAAGCAGTTTTCCATCTGTTCGCGATACGCTTTTGCATCTGATTTCGGCAGAATGGGTTTGGTTGACGCGGTGGAAAGGTTCATCCCCCAGCGGCGCTCCGAAAGAATGGGATACGTCGTCGTGCACGGCATTGCGCGCTATCTGGTCAGGCGTGGATAAAGACGTTCGTACGATGGTCAATGCTTTGGATGAAGCGGAACTCCGGCGCGTCCTCACCTATAAAAATACGGCCGGAAAAGAATTTTCCAATCCGATAGAACAAATGCTTCGCCATATGATCAATCACTCCACTTATCATCGCGGACAAGTGACCACGATGCTGAGACAGCTGGGCAAAGACACTGTCGGCACCGATTTGATTTTATTTTATAGAGAGAAAAGAATGTAG
- a CDS encoding CsgG/HfaB family protein, translating into MKFILPFLLLFTGVLISQNSNDSKKTIVAVLPLDAIALASKDGAKVTLIVTDSSVTREESAPNIFADKAAIASFAEAATQKVVNAFLDVKRIRVVERTMMDRILKEQDFQMSDLSEGNEGVKIGSLLGAEYIVVGQLQQVSVAQVEETWMGNKTYPYTATTDINLRIINVSTAEVIASKNFKGATGFLSKPTPSEAAYFALDKVQKDIGEWLRKAFPAEGFIYEIKKAKKGEAKLVVITCGKELGIRKDDAFKVYYETEVDIEGRMVKKSSDIGKLIVKKIEQDGVFSQCEVDKGGKQIAEHFAAGKKLKVVQIKK; encoded by the coding sequence ATGAAATTTATCCTGCCTTTTTTATTGTTGTTTACCGGCGTACTCATCAGTCAAAATTCAAACGATTCCAAAAAAACAATTGTCGCCGTATTGCCGCTTGACGCTATTGCTCTTGCCTCCAAAGACGGCGCCAAAGTGACTCTTATAGTAACCGACAGCTCGGTTACTCGCGAGGAATCGGCGCCGAACATTTTTGCCGACAAGGCTGCCATTGCGTCTTTTGCTGAAGCGGCTACTCAAAAGGTCGTCAATGCTTTTCTTGACGTCAAACGAATTCGAGTCGTCGAACGCACCATGATGGATCGCATTTTAAAGGAACAGGATTTTCAAATGAGCGATCTTTCCGAAGGCAATGAAGGCGTCAAAATCGGTTCGCTGCTTGGCGCGGAATATATCGTCGTCGGACAGTTGCAACAAGTGTCGGTAGCTCAAGTCGAAGAAACATGGATGGGAAATAAAACCTACCCTTATACGGCTACAACTGATATTAATCTTCGCATTATCAATGTATCGACCGCCGAAGTTATCGCGAGTAAGAATTTCAAGGGCGCTACGGGTTTTTTGTCCAAGCCTACGCCATCGGAAGCCGCTTATTTCGCCCTCGACAAAGTTCAAAAAGATATCGGTGAATGGCTGCGCAAAGCTTTTCCTGCCGAAGGATTTATTTATGAAATAAAAAAAGCCAAAAAAGGCGAAGCCAAATTAGTCGTCATCACCTGCGGCAAAGAGCTTGGTATCCGCAAAGACGATGCATTCAAAGTATATTATGAAACGGAAGTTGATATCGAAGGGCGCATGGTCAAAAAGTCATCCGATATCGGAAAATTGATCGTCAAAAAAATCGAACAGGATGGCGTATTTTCGCAATGCGAAGTGGATAAAGGCGGTAAACAAATCGCCGAACACTTTGCAGCCGGTAAAAAATTGAAAGTTGTTCAAATAAAAAAATGA